The Solibacillus sp. FSL W7-1464 genome contains a region encoding:
- a CDS encoding o-succinylbenzoate--CoA ligase — MQPNWIKQRAYLTPNRVALSFHDEQWTFNELYIKSVGLAYKLNTLRLTNGKRVAILAPSTPPLIELLYACMQAQCEMVLLNGRLAKQELAYQVEDAEVDAILVADEELAKLPDDSRIIAFSKLYETAESEYEIAAQWEEDFALTIMYTSGTTGFPKGVCQTVSNHSSSAISSALNLGISEKDTWLCTVPIFHISGFSIVVRSLLYGMKIRLYEKFDAKKCAQEIIEGTVTKMSVVSVILENILSEMEQAGQKAHPHFTTALAGGGPVPVDYLKRAEKLDLRVAQTYGMTETSSQTATLANEDAMTHIGSAGKPLFFNEIKIDEKDGDAIGEILIRGPHVTPKYIGRFKDKPTTIDGWLHTGDVGYLDEQGYLYVVDRRSDLIISGGENIYPAEIENILLGHPNVKEAGVCGIEHDKWGQVPVAFIVVKKQMTEQEIIEFCTHHLANYKVPKQVHFVSRLPRSGSNKLLRRKLMQLLEE, encoded by the coding sequence ATGCAGCCAAACTGGATAAAGCAACGGGCCTATTTAACACCGAATCGGGTTGCACTGAGCTTTCATGACGAGCAATGGACATTTAATGAGCTTTATATAAAGTCTGTCGGCTTAGCATATAAATTAAATACACTTCGTTTAACGAATGGAAAAAGGGTAGCGATATTAGCACCTTCAACACCTCCTTTAATCGAACTGCTTTATGCATGTATGCAGGCACAGTGTGAAATGGTGCTTTTAAATGGAAGACTAGCTAAGCAGGAGCTTGCGTATCAAGTTGAAGATGCGGAAGTGGACGCGATATTAGTGGCCGATGAGGAGCTTGCCAAACTTCCGGATGATTCCCGGATCATTGCGTTTTCCAAGCTCTATGAGACAGCCGAGTCGGAATATGAAATTGCAGCCCAGTGGGAAGAGGACTTTGCACTGACGATCATGTATACATCCGGAACAACAGGGTTTCCTAAAGGCGTTTGCCAAACTGTTTCGAACCATAGTTCCAGCGCGATCAGCTCGGCATTGAACTTAGGCATTTCAGAGAAGGATACATGGCTTTGTACTGTTCCGATTTTTCATATAAGTGGTTTTTCGATTGTTGTCCGTTCATTGCTGTATGGGATGAAAATACGTTTATATGAAAAATTCGATGCCAAAAAGTGTGCTCAGGAAATTATCGAAGGTACGGTTACAAAAATGTCGGTCGTTTCGGTCATATTGGAAAATATACTTTCTGAAATGGAGCAGGCTGGTCAAAAAGCGCATCCGCATTTTACAACTGCATTGGCAGGTGGGGGTCCAGTACCGGTCGATTATTTAAAGCGTGCGGAAAAATTGGACTTACGTGTTGCCCAAACTTACGGTATGACTGAAACATCTTCACAAACTGCAACATTGGCAAACGAAGATGCCATGACACATATCGGTTCGGCCGGGAAGCCGCTGTTTTTCAATGAAATTAAAATTGATGAAAAAGACGGGGATGCCATAGGTGAAATTTTAATCCGCGGACCTCATGTAACACCGAAATATATCGGACGCTTTAAAGACAAACCGACGACCATCGATGGCTGGCTTCATACAGGAGATGTCGGTTATTTAGATGAACAAGGGTATTTATATGTCGTCGATCGCCGCAGTGACTTGATCATTTCAGGTGGCGAAAATATTTATCCGGCTGAAATTGAAAATATTCTCCTCGGACATCCGAATGTTAAAGAGGCGGGTGTTTGTGGAATCGAGCATGATAAATGGGGGCAAGTACCTGTTGCCTTTATTGTTGTAAAAAAACAGATGACAGAACAAGAAATCATTGAATTCTGCACACATCACTTAGCAAATTATAAAGTCCCGAAACAAGTTCATTTTGTCAGCCGCTTACCTCGAAGCGGCTCCAATAAGCTTTTGCGAAGAAAGCTGATGCAGCTGCTGGAAGAGTGA